Within the Planctomycetia bacterium genome, the region CCCGCTCACATCTGCGACGCCGCCAGAAGCAGCCGGGGGTCGTTCGCAACTTCTTCGAAGAAGAACACGTTCAATACGCGGCGGCTGCCGGGTAGAAAACGTCAACTATTGGATGCTCCCCGTAGTAACGCTGCCGTCGGGGAGGTTCGGATCGCGGAGATTCTCGTGGGCGATCGGCGAGAAGAAGACGAGCCGCGCTGGCGACCGGCCGTCGTACTTCTGCCCGCGCATGCCGTCGATTGTGTTCGCCAGATCGGTCTTGAAGCCCGCGACTCCCCCTGGTCCGCGCAGGGCCTCGTTATGGCCGAAGCAGGCGAAGACCACGCTCGCCTGCACCTTGCCGAGCCACTGGTCCGGCGTGCCGAAGTTCTCCTCGCGCGGCCGCACGGTGAGCTCGTCGCCGGCGAAGCCGAGGTTCCGAAACACGAGCTCCAGGCCGGGGTGTGCGGCGTGGATCCGCGTCTCCAGCCAGCCGGCGTGCTGCATCCGGTCGGCGAGCGTGTTGCCGATGACGGCGATGCTGTCCCCCTTCTGGAGCACGAGCCTGGGCTCGGCGGCTCCGACGGGCAGGATGGCACCGGCGGCCAGTACGGCGGCGGTCAGCCAGGCCCCGCAATGCCGCGCCATCCGGGGCCGCGGGTGTCGCATCCCGGTCGAAAGCGCGTTTCCAGAACGGCTCATCGGCTGCTCCTGGGAAATGACCACCGGGCAGTCTGCGGCTGGATCAGCGCGGCCTCCGGTCACAGTCGGCCGCCGGAGAAGTGTAGCACCGCCGTCGCCCGATGCCGTCGGCGTGTGACCGTCAGCGCAGGTGCACGCGTGCCGCGTCGCCGGGAGCGTCGCGCACGCTGCCGATCGGCCACGACTCGTGACCGGCGTCGGCGAGCAGTCGCTGCGCCTCCGCGGCGACGGCCGGTGCGACGACCACCACCATGCCGACGCCCATGTTGAAGACCCGGTCCATCTCGTCGGCCGCGATCGATCCCAGCCCCTGGATCCAGGGAAACACCGCAGGCACCGGCCACGCGCCCCGTTGGAGGACGACCTGCACACCGTCCGGCACGATGCGGGCGAGGTTCTCGACCAGCCCGCCGCCGGTGATGTGGGCGATACCGTGCACCTGCCCCGCGGCGCCGAACGCGTCGAGCAGGGCCTTGATCGGCCGGGCATACAGCCGGGTCGGCTCGAGGAGGATCTCGGCCACGGTCCGGCCGCCGCAGGCCTCGACCCGGTCCGCGCAGGCGAGGCCGCCGATCTCGAAGACGGCCTTGCGGGCCAGGCTGAAGCCGTTGGAGTGCAGGCCGCTGGAGGCGATTCCCAGCGCCACGTCGCCGGGGGCGATCGCCCGGCCGTCGACGAGCCGGCTGCGCTCGACGACGCCGACGCAGAACCCGGCGAGGTCGTACTCCCCGCGCTGGTAGACGTCGGGCAGGATCGCCGTCTCGCCCCCCACGAGGCTGCAGCCGCACTCGACGCAGGCGTCAGCGATGCCGCGGACGATCTGCTCGAGGAGGTCGGGATCGTCGTGCGACAGGGCGACGTAGTCGAGGAAAAAGAGCGGCTCCGCCCCGGTGCACAGGGCGTCGTTGACGCTCATCCCCACGAGGTCGATGCCCACGGTGTGGTGGATGCCGGCCTGCACGGCGACCTTGAGTTTGGTCCCCACGCCGTCGGTGCAGGAGACGAGCAGCGGATCCTCGTAGCCCCGCGCGAACAGGCCCTTGAGGTCGAGGTGAAACAGCGCGGCGAAGCCCCCCTCGGCCCCCAGCACCCGGGGGCAGTGCGTGCGGCGCATGTGGGCCGGCAGCCGGGCCATTCCCTCACGGTACAAGTCGAGGTCCACCCCCGCGCTCGAATAGGTCGCTCCCGCCACGGTCCTGCGCTCCCGGAGAAACGTTTCGCCGCCGGGTGTCCGCCCGGTCCGGATGGTATCATCGCCGCACCATGCCGCCCCGCAAGAGCAAGCCGACGGCCCGGCGAGCCCGCGCCCGAAAACCGCTGCCGCCGCTCCAGTTCAGCCACCCCCTGCCCTACGGCGCGGTGCTGCACGACAAGGGGGTGCAGTTCGTGCTGTACAGCCGCTCGGCGACGGCGGTGCGGGTGCTGCTCTACGACGCCGTGGATGCCACGGAGCCGGCCGAGGTGATTTCCCTCGACCCGGCCACCGACCGCTGGGGGGACATCTGGAGCGTGTTCGTGCCCGGCCTCGCCCCGGGCCAGCTCTACCACTTCCAGGCCGACGGCCCCTTCGACCCGGAGCGGGGCCAACGGTTCGACGGCCGGGCCCGGCTCGTCGATCCCTATGCCAAGGCCCTCGTCGGATCGATGCGGATCGGGGCCGACGGCCTGCTCGTGCCGCCGCTGTGCGTCGTCGTCGACGACGCCTTCGATTGGCAGGGGGACCGCCACCTGCGCCGCGGCCTCGCCGACACGGTGATCTACGAGATGCATGTCCGCGGCTTCACCGCCAGCCCGACCAGCGGCGTCGCCAACCCCGGCACCTACCGGGGCGTGGTCGAGAAGATTCCCTATCTCAAGTCGCTGGGCGTGACGGCCGTCGAACTGATGCCGGTCCACGAGTTCGTCGACGCCATGCCGACGCCCGACGCCGCCCCGCGGCGCAACTATTGGGGCTACGATCCGCTCGCCTTCTTCGCGCCGCACCGGGGCTACGCCGCGGGCACCGAACCGGGCTGCCAGGTCCGCGAGTTCAAGGAGATGGTCCGGGCACTCCATGCCGCCGGCATCGAGGTCATCCTCGACGTGGTCTTCAACCACACCGCCGAGGGCAACGAACTCGGCCCGACGCTGTCATTCAAGGGGCTGGAGAACCGCGTCTACTACATGCTCGGCAACGGCGGCTCCACGTACCGCAACTACAGCGGCTGCGGCAACACCATTAACGGCAACCACCCGATCGTTCGCGAGATGATCTTCCTCTGCCTCCGGCACTGGGTGCACACCTACCACGTCGACGGCTTCCGCTTCGACCTCGCCAGCATCCTGTCCCGCGACCGCAACGGCGAACTGCTGCCGAACCCGCCGATCGTCGAGGTCATCACCGAGGACCCGATGCTCGCCGACACGAAGATCATCGCCGAGGCCTGGGATGCCGCCGGCGCCTACCAGGTCGGGTCGTTCGCCAGCCTGCGCTGGGCCGAGTGGAACGGCCGCTACCGCGACGACGTCCGGCGCTACTGGCGCGGCGAC harbors:
- the purM gene encoding phosphoribosylformylglycinamidine cyclo-ligase codes for the protein MAGATYSSAGVDLDLYREGMARLPAHMRRTHCPRVLGAEGGFAALFHLDLKGLFARGYEDPLLVSCTDGVGTKLKVAVQAGIHHTVGIDLVGMSVNDALCTGAEPLFFLDYVALSHDDPDLLEQIVRGIADACVECGCSLVGGETAILPDVYQRGEYDLAGFCVGVVERSRLVDGRAIAPGDVALGIASSGLHSNGFSLARKAVFEIGGLACADRVEACGGRTVAEILLEPTRLYARPIKALLDAFGAAGQVHGIAHITGGGLVENLARIVPDGVQVVLQRGAWPVPAVFPWIQGLGSIAADEMDRVFNMGVGMVVVVAPAVAAEAQRLLADAGHESWPIGSVRDAPGDAARVHLR
- the glgX gene encoding glycogen operon protein GlgX homolog gives rise to the protein MPPRKSKPTARRARARKPLPPLQFSHPLPYGAVLHDKGVQFVLYSRSATAVRVLLYDAVDATEPAEVISLDPATDRWGDIWSVFVPGLAPGQLYHFQADGPFDPERGQRFDGRARLVDPYAKALVGSMRIGADGLLVPPLCVVVDDAFDWQGDRHLRRGLADTVIYEMHVRGFTASPTSGVANPGTYRGVVEKIPYLKSLGVTAVELMPVHEFVDAMPTPDAAPRRNYWGYDPLAFFAPHRGYAAGTEPGCQVREFKEMVRALHAAGIEVILDVVFNHTAEGNELGPTLSFKGLENRVYYMLGNGGSTYRNYSGCGNTINGNHPIVREMIFLCLRHWVHTYHVDGFRFDLASILSRDRNGELLPNPPIVEVITEDPMLADTKIIAEAWDAAGAYQVGSFASLRWAEWNGRYRDDVRRYWRGDFAQTGHLATRLAGSSDLYGDDGRQPFHSINFVTSHDGFTLNDLVSYREKHNEANGEGNRDGDSNNFSENYGTEGPTARAEIDTVRARQIRNLLATLLLSQGVPMLVAGDECRRTQHGNNNAWCQDNPVSWFDWSLVDREADLVRFVTALIGFRLGNPTLRRRTFLRGGTSDGSTLADVEWFSPEGAHIDWYAADGSLACCFGAPTRKQLLEDVDPAAGGTAGTPRHVLILAHAGSAPRTFRFPDAPALRRLAWRVFVDTGRPAPHDIHASGAGPTIDPEQPIEMPERSLICLVADPAPARAAARRRVAGRLP